TAAACTGTTCAGGAAGGTCGACAATCGACGTCCGACGATGCTACCGCCGATCCTTTCCCCTCATTTGCTTGCGGGTAAGACACGAGGTGCAGCAAAAATGATGCGATCTGCGAGCTGACTGGGCCCGGCTGGTCAGACCCCTGAGCTTCCTTTGTTGTCACTTGTCAATAGACTAATAGTATCCGAGTTGGGAATCGGGCTCGGGGATAATTAATGCCTGTGGGTCGCAGTGCGACCTTGTTCTCGCCCTTGAAGGGAGATAGCTTGCGGCGCCCGATTGCATGCGGAATTGCGGATGCCCGCTTCAATAATACAGAGTAATACCAATCGTCGATGATCTTGCTGCGCCATCCGGCTGCTATAAAATGACCTGTTTACCCCCCGTCCTTTCGCTGGGTCCTCGCTGCCTCAGAGGATCCAGACCATTCAGCCCAAAGGGAGAAAAGTCACGATGCCTCCCCGTCTTAGCTTCGTCTCACTGTTGTCTCTGGCTGCTGCCTCCTTGGCCGCGCCTGACGCACACCCAAGGTTTTCCTTAAACAAAAGACAACTGCCACAAGACCCAACCGGTGTGAAGAAAATTGAGACCCCCAATGGCGTGACCATTCGATACAAGGAGCCTGGCAAAGACGGCGTCTGCGAGACGACCCCTGGAGTCAACTCTTACTCCGGATATGTCGATCTGTCGCCCGAGTCCCATACGTTCTTTTACTTCTTTGAGGCTCGCCACGATCCCGCAAACGCCCCCATTACCTTGTGGCTAAACGGTGGACCAGGAAGTGATTCTCTTATCGGCTTATTTGAGGGTTCGTAcgagtttttttttatccttGTGTTATTCTTTCAAATTTTGTTATTCTTTCAAATTTGGGCTTCAAGTGGACTAATGTGATTGACATAGAACTGGGACCATGCGCTATTAACGAGAACCTGACAACCGACGTTAACCCGTACTCGTGGAGCGAGGTTTCTAATCTTTTGTTCATCTCGCAACCGCTAGGAGTCGGTATGACGAACTATAACCTCGATGATCTCTGATAACTGCTCACTCGGTTATAGGGTTCTCGTACGCCGAAACTGAGGAGGGATCGCTCAACCCTGTTACCGGCGTTGTCGAGGATTCTTCCTTCGATGGTGTCCAAGGCCGTTACCCGAAAATCAACGCTACTTTAACTGGTAATTCATGAACAATATCTGGTGACCAGTCCTAGTGCTAATACAGCGCCAGACACCACTGAGCTTGCCGCCCACGCGACCTGGGAAGTTTTGCAGGGTTTCCTGGGTGGACTACCACAGTTGGACAGCGCGATAAAGTCCAAGGTCTTCAGCTTGTGGACTGAGAGCTATGGAGGTCACTACGGGCCAGCATTCTTCAACCACTTCTACGAACAAAACCAGAAGATTATCAACGGAACTGTGGACGGTATTGAACTTAACTTCAACTCTCTGGGTATCATTAACGGTATTATCGATGAAGGAATTCAAGTATGCAGTCCTTCAACCGCTCCCCGTTACATGGCTAACCAGAACTCAGGCGGGCCACTACCCTGAATTCGCAGTGCACAACACCTATGGCATCAAGGCTGTGAGTATCCTCAACTTGAAAGGAGGATGCGTCACATTTACTAACCATATGGTTCATCTAGATCAACGACACAGTCTACAACTACATGAAATTTGCGAACGAGATGCCTAATGGATGCCAGGACCAGGTTGCTCTCtgcaaacaaacaaaccgAACCTCATTTGCCGACTACGCCCTGTGTTCGGAAGCAACTAACATGTGCAGAGACAATGTCGGTACGTGACACCTCTGCTTTAACAGGCGCACACGCTGGCATTTGTAACTCGgctaataatatacagaGGGACCCTACTACAACTTCGGCGGCCGCGGCGTTTACGACATCCGCCACCCGTACGATGTAAGACTCCATAACTTTCTCCTGCTCTcaataaaaatagttaggCTAACGCACgtggtaaaaaaaaaaaaggaccCAACACCCCCCGCTCTTTTCGAGCCTTTCCTCAGCCAGGACTGGGTCATGGAAGCCCTTGGCGTAAGCGTCAACTATACTTCCTCTAACAACGACGTCTACTACGCCTTCCAGCAAACCGGCGACTTCGTCTGGCCCAACTTCATCGAGGACCTCGAAGAAATCCTCACATACCCAGTCCGCGTTTCCCTCATCTACGGCGATGCAGACTACATCTGCAACTGGTTCGGTGGCCAGGCCGTCTCCCTCACCGTGAAGTACCCGCACTCCAAACAGTTCCAACAGGCCGGCTACACCGGCCTTCTGGTCGATGGTGTTGAGTATGGCGAAACCCGCGAGTACGGCAACTTCTCGTTCACCCGTGTTTACGAGGCTGGCCATGAAGTCCCCTATTACCAGCCCGAGGCCTCTCTGCAGCTGTTCAACCGCACCCTGTTTGGCTGGGATATTGCGGAAGGCACCGTCCAGATTTGGCCTGGGTATAGCACTAATGGGTCGGCAACGGCGACTCACTCTGAGTCGTTTGTGCCCTTGCCGACGGCTACGCCTTCGGCGTCGCCTAGCTCAGGTCTTTTCTGATTTTCTCTAATGTTGCGCTGAATAAGCGACAGAAGTGTTAGTTGTTGCAAATATTGTATATAATCATGAAACAACACATTATATTATATGCATATAAACTACTTTGGAACGTTGACACTACAAGACATTTTTGTAACATAAATATGCGTGCAAAGACTATGGTCAACTGTTAGAAAAGAAGTGCATGTCGTTTAGATTTATATCATTAACAAGGcctattaataataatatattaatatcctaACTTAGTAGTAAGCTTAATTACATATGACTGACTCTAATAGTACTACATTACTTTACTATATAGTAAGGTAAAATATGTCGACATTGACAATCCTGTTGAAGGGATATTTCTTCGCCTCTCATATCAATGTGGAAGTGGCAAGGTCGACAATCACCGTTTGTATAGTAAAGGGAAAAATTATGTCAAACCATATATCTGTACTGTAATTTATGTATTTATTATGAGTTGAGTTATGGTCTGACGCAGACCAAAACAAACAAGTGGTCATGCTTACTACTAAATAACAATACTGAGGTACTAATTGGTATCAAGATCCACAACTGAATATTCAGAAAAGCCGGCCACCCCGAATGCCGGGGCTGAAACCGTGCAATGCCCAGGGGAAACCGAGCCACCGCGCTGCGAAAAATAGAGCCAAGACACACGATCATCGTGTCAAGGACCCCCATCTCTGACCTATTAGTATGACTGACGATCAAGCATCAGAAGGACTCCTCTTTTTTTCGGGAGTAGATTCTTGCCGTTCTTGATACTCGGGCTGCGACTGAGCAACCAAATCAAGGCCGATGACATCTGCGGCAGCCTCGTCGGAGAACTTCAGGTCCTCCTCTAGCTCAGTATGCTCCTTAATCCTAAAGAAGATGACCGGAGCAGCAATTAAGAGAGCAGCACCGAGCAAACCCCAGCACGACGCAAACATGGTCATGTACGGCTTGTTGTTAAAGTCCATCCTACAAACTATGTTAGTGCCACTTGCCAAATCATATAAGTTAGTGCATAACTTACGCCCACATCCCTGCCGCACCTGCAGATTGGATTCCCTTGTAGAAACCCGCAAAATTGGCTAGTTTACGACCGTTGTTCGATAGGCAGCCCATGAACCTATGAGTGGGTGAGCGTGGAACCTGAGTTCTGAGTCGTGATAACTCACCAGTAGGCGCATGTTTGAAATGCAGCATCGTAAAACCCGTAAAACATGTACATAAACATTGGCCCAATGAAGCCGCTGCTAGTCCAGTCCGTAGCTTCACGCAACTTCGAGGGGTCCTCGGAGTGGACGTCCTCGCGGGTGTAGGTTCTCTGGAAGGCATACCCACCTCCCCAGACACCCATGGTGAGTGCGAACAAGAGAAACCAAATGAGCTTGGCACGAGCAGGCCGCTTGAGGAATTTTAAGTCCAAAATCAGGCCAAACAAAAAGGCGCCAACCATTTGCATGGACCAGTACAAGATACTGTTGAGGGCTCGAGTGCGGACGGAGAAGTAAGAACCGTTGATGGAGTTGAAATGGTAGCCGTAAAACCAGTTACTAGCCAAGAACATGGGGAAAAACGTGATGATGTACCAGTCGCTCAGTAAAGTCTCGTATAAACCAATCAGTTCAGACTTCCAGGTGGGGTTCTTCATGGTGATAACACGCGTGCCATCAGTTCGCACAATGTACTTTGAGTCTGCGAGGCCCCAGGCGAGAATAAACCCGGCAACCATGAGAACCATGAAAGCAATATATGTCCCATCGTTGACGTTGCCAGCATCCTTTTGATTTATATTCTCACCAAGTGGGATCTACCGGACAGAGGGAAGCCTGTGGTTAGCCATGGAAATTTTGAGCACACGGAAAGATAACTCACCAAACCTCCAATCACGCCTCCCAGGTTGAAAATGATCCaaaaaatagagatatattTGCCCTTCTCATGCTCGTTCGGGTAGCTCATCATGACAGCACCCTGGGCACACCATAGCAGACCGGCGCAAACACCCAACAACGCACCGGCAAAAATCAGGAAACCGGAATTTCCGTTGTGGTTGTAGGACAGGAGAGAAGCGACATAGAGGAAATATCCAAAACCACCGAACGAAAGAGTCAATTGCAGGCCAATGCGGTTAGCGATGGAACCGGCAAAGAAACCGACGACGGCAAAAGTACTGTATGTAGCCGTGTTGGATTTACTGACATCGGACAAGTTGAGTTGACCAGCGCCACCTAAACCTGTGACGGAATTGTACATGCCGGGGCAGAGAAAACAAACGAAGGAAACCAGAATCAACTGGACTTGAGGAGAAGCGAAGTGAGGCAACTTCCAAGGACCAAGTTTCAAGGGCTTGTACATCCAAGCCTTTCCAACCACACTGTTGTCCTGAACAATTTGAGGATCGGCACTGCTCTCCGGAGCACCCTTCTCATTGGTGCTTGCCATTATGGCGATTGTTCGGGAAACCAGGGAGTTTCCGAAAAATGAGGGCTGAAAGACAAGGGGGGGAGCCGGGTGAGAATCTGGTGAGAATAAATAACTTCCAGAAAGACGGTCGAAGCCGGGAAAGGGGTATCAAACAAAGAGGCGAAAACAGAACTGAAGACAGCAACtagggaggaaggaggaatgTGAGCAACCGGAAGCCCAACAATGTGGGGAAGGGTATCCAAGAATTAAATAGTAGAGACAAGATCACAAGAATGCCGATAGCAGTGAgaaaatttattaataggtGAGACAGCGACAGCTGGCGAGAGAGAAAAAGGTTCGATAGGTACTGAATCGAGTCTCTTATCGGTGTTGGCAGCGATCAGGCGTTCCAGAGAGCGCGCGTTGTTTGCCAGAGAGAGACACTGGATCCGGGGTAAAGACAGCAGTAGGTCCACGAGGAGACATAAATAGAGCAGATCCAGGGCTTGGGGTTGTTGGATCAGTATGATGAATCACAGACGATACCACCGAATGATTGTTATCTCAAGCGAAAGGGTTGCGCCGAGGAAGGAAGACGGTGGGATTGCTCAGTCCACTCAAGACTGATATTGATAAGGGCGAGCGAGAGTGAGATCCTTTGGTTCACTTGCTCAACGGCTCGACTCCAATGGCCCCAGCAATGCAGAAAAGCCACGAGAAGGTCGCGTGCAAGGGAGTTGAGTGACAAGCTGCAGTGCGACCAGTGAATCGACCGATTCTTCAGTACCGGAACAGCCAACAACAAGCTACGGAAGAGATTTGGGGGCTAAACTAGTCAACGAGACGGTAACATCGCTGAGCCCGATTTGGCCGGATGCGGGGAGCCGAATGATTACACTGTAGCAGCAGCCCCAGAGCCCCGACTCCTCGCCCGCTCGGCGCTCAGGACTCAGGAAGTCAGGAGCCAAATGCTAAGCGAGATGAAGTAACTACCCAGCAGTCGGAAGCAAGCCGGATGTTCTGTCAGTGGCACAATAAACTTCCAGCACCCGAATTAATTTCCGATCTTCAAGCAATCCTGGGTGCTCCAAGGGTACGAACCTCGGTAAGGTATGAGTACTGTCCAGGCGAGAGGATGGGGGGTGGTATTCACTAGTAATATGTATGTAATATGTGTCTGTGTAAGTTTCAGGTTGTAACAGAGTGGTAATTAAGCTGTAACCCTCCACTCCATTAGCGCAGGCTTATCTGCAGTCTAAGTACCGAGAGAGGACTATGAAATTCACCCCCATACTCTATCTACAAGCTGTCAGGATTGTGCTTTGACAGCTGGGCTGAGCTTTCTACCATTAGTTAAggatatatttaattatgCAACTAGAATGCACTGGGCCTAGCGGAATCACTCATAAATCATTAATAAGTCCAGTAGTGGGCTCCAAGTGTCCCGAGATCGACGTCACATCAAGCCGTGGAATGAAGCAACGTCAGAATCAACTTCCTTCACCTGGAATCACCCACTACCAAGTTCCAACATACCACAATCCACATGGAGTAGGTTTGCCCATGGCGCCGTTGCAGAGCTTCCCGATCTTTGTCCGGCCTTGTCCCTCTATATACTTGCTGCCCCTCAACATTTTGTCATTTGCCATCCTACGAAATAACCAAGTCTTATCTATTTACTCCCCGGGCTTGAAACCCTATAGCTCTCGCTCTCAGAATCTGATTTCTTCTGGTTCATCATGCCTGGAAAGACCGCACCCCAGTCGCGTGTCGTGAAATTCACAAACTGTCGGATCGTGAAAGGCGACAAGCTCATCGACCAAGATGTCTGGATTGACTCGACATCAGGAAAGATCCTACGGGATCAGGAGGCATTTTATGGACTTCATTTATCTCCCGATGAAGTTATCGACCTAGGCGGACGCATTCTCGCTCCGGGGCTCATCGACTGTCAGTTGAATGGCGCCCAAGGCTTCGACTTCTCAGTACTGCAGTCCTCAAAGGATGAATATGACGAACGTCTGCGGGAAGTCAACAAATGCCTCGCCCGGACAGGGGTAACCTCCTACCTCCCCACTGTTGTCAGCTCAACTGCAGAAGTCTATCACAAAGTTCTCCCCTCCCTTGGTCCGACAGGGAATACGCACCATCCAGAAGATGGCGCAGAGTCTCTCGGAGCCCACGTTGAAGGTCCCTTCCTCAGCCCTGGGCGCAACGGAATTCATAAGACAGAAGTTCTCCGCTCAGCAGCAACGCCCGACGACCTGATCGCCTGCTACGGTCGTGAGAACCTCAACGGCGGCTCCAAAAATATCAGGCTTATCACTGCCGCCCCCGAGGTTGGCAAAATGCTTTCCAACATCCCACACATCGTCTCCCAGGGCATCATATATTCAATTGGTCACTCGGACGCAACATACGAGCAAGCACTCGCGGCCACCGACCAGGGCGCGACGATGGTCACCCACCTCTTCAACGCCATGCGCCCCTTCTACCACCGCAACCCAGGCATCTTTGGCCTTCTCGGCCAACAGAGCGAACACCCCCGCCGCCCTTTCTACGGCATTATTGCCGATGGCATCCACCTGCACCCAACCTCCATCCGCATCGCATACAACGCCCACCCAGACGGCCTCATCCTTGTCACCGACGCAATGAGACTATGCGGTCTCCCCGATGGTATTTACGACTGGACAAACGGCGAGCGCATCATAAAGTCCGGCGCGCGACTCACACTCGAAGGCTCTGATAAGATCGCTGGCAGCTGTGCTACGCTCATTGAGTGCGTGAACAATTTCCGCCGCTGGTCTGGCGCTTCGACGGCACAGGCCCTTAATGCGGCCACGGCAACCCCGgcccgccttcttcgcataCAGGGCGTCAAGGGTACTCTAGATAGCGGCGCTGATGCGGATCTCATCGTCCTTAGTGACGAGAACGACCCGTACTCTGGGCGAACGCTGACAGTGAACCAGGTCTGGAAGCGGGGGTCGAAAATCTATGATTCTGGTAAAGATCCTGTTTTGAGTTGAAGTTGCTTACTACGGATTTTTAGAGTGAAGATTTGTTTGTCAATTTTCGGCAATGTTTGGAATTGGTTGCTTGGAATGTGTCTAATTAACTAGCTAAGTATATCGGCGTTGGTTTATCTAAGACTGGAATGAATCGTGCATGGTCTTgtattaatatagactaCTATATCTATGAATTTGTCATATAAAGCGGAATAGAATGAGTGATTTTGATTCAATATACATTGTTAGTTTAATATATGTATGTCCTGGTGGTATTGTTGATATTCTTttcctttcattttcattttATTCTTGCTTGTTTATCTTATCTAGTATACCATACACGCAGTATCCTGAATGAAACAAAATCGTCAATCATAAATCTCATAGCTTGCTAAGTATCTCATTTTTGCGACATGGATTGGTAAGTAGTAACCCCACCTCTGTGTCTCCTCTTTCCAACTCCTGAATTTttatttcctcttccagtACTATAAACATGCTGCTATGTAAGGATGTGAAGGAATAAGGTGACGAATTTTACAGCCTGGGCTGCTCAAGCTTCCAGCCTGCATCCTCAGCAATCAACTCGGCAGCGCGCTCGCCGATAGCCAGCACCGTCAACATAGGGTTGACGGTGGGCATCTCGGGGAAGACACCAGCATCAGCGATGCGGACGTTCTTCAAACCACGGATTCTCAGCTTGGGGTCGACAACAGCCATCGGGTCGCGAGTCACATCGCCCATCTTGGTCGTTCCAGCGGGGTGGTAGACGGTGTGCGCGACGCGACGGCCGTACTCAGAGAGTTCCTCGTCGGACTGCACCTTCGGGCCAGGGGCGACCTCGCGCTTAATCCAGTCTTTGAAGGGCGATTGCTTAGAAATCTCACGCGCGGCCTTAAGGCCCGTGACAATAGTAGCGGCATCGTAGCCTTCGGGGTCGGTGAAGTAACGGAAGTCCAAGGCTGGCTTGACGTTGGGGTCAGATGAGGTCAGATAGAGACGGCCACGTGAGCGAGGGCGGGGGATATTGGGAGTCATGCAGAAAGCATCAACGGGAGTGTCATATCCTAGACGCGACGTGTTGAGACAAAATGGGATCTGGTAACAGTGCATCATAACGTCGGCAGCGCGTCCGTCAGAACCAGCAGCGTTGGGTGCCTCGCGCCGCAGGAAAATGCCTGCGTCCGAGTCCATGGTCGTCTGGTTGGGAGGAACTGGTTGGCTGAGCTCCCACACGATAATACTCTCCGGGTGGTCGATCAAGTTCTCGCCCACACCGGGAATGTCCTTCACAACCGGGATTCCAAGAGAGgccagctgctgcttgggCCCTAGGCCGGAGTGGAGAAGAAGCTTAGGTGTATCCACGGCACCAGCGCAGATGACGGTCTCCTTCTTAGGTTGGAGAGTGTGCTTCGCACCTGACTGCAGGGTAATATCAACCCCAGTGACGGTGTCGCCATTCACATTGACACGAGACACCCAGGCGTTGGTGAGCATGGTTAGATTGGGacgcttctcctcgccgtGAAGGATAGGGTGAATATAGGCGACACTGGCGCTGCTACGGCGGCCATCGTCGGGGTTATACGAAACTGAGAAGAAGCCAACGCCTTCTGTCAATTGACCCTTGGAACGTATTTCCTTGTTAAAGTCGGGGATGATGGGAATGTTCATTGCCGTCGAACAGGCTTGGATCCAGTCCTTGCACAGCTGGTTACGGTGTCGGTCGTGGACAGGCTGAACGGTGTTGCGCAGGCCATCAAGCACGCGAGTGAAAGTCTCAAATGACCACCCTGTGCATCCCTGGCTTTCCCATCGCTTGCAGTCATACTCAAAGGGACGGAACGAGATCAAAGTGTTGTGGCTCGAGCAACCTCCCAGAACCTTTGCGCGAGAGTGGCGGATATGGCTGTTACCTTCGTAAAGTCAGCTTTCTGTGCCATTGCGATCTTGAGTTTATAGGGGCGACCTACCCATTGGTTGCTCAACAGTCGGGTAGTCGTAGTCCAGCTCGCCCCCCAGCAGATTGAGCCACTCCTTCAGGTTAAGGACACGGTCGTCCATATAGTCGCTAGGGCCAGCCTCAATTAGCAGGATGCGCTTGTTAGGCAAGTACTGGGCTAAGCGGCTCGCGATAACGCAGCCTGCAGTACCACCTCCGACAATCACATAGTCGTAGGCGTTGACGTCGCTTGCGGGGAAAtcgttggtggtggccatGATGAATGATGGGAGAGGTAGACGTGGATGCGCTGGGAGGAAAACCAAGACGCTCAACGGGAAGAGAAGACCGTGGGTAAGAGCAGAACAGAGCAAAGAAGAGGACCAGAGGTGAAGAGAGCCATGATAAATCCTTTGAATCCATGAATTTTTTTCTCCACCGCCATCAAAGAGGCACGAGTCCGTGTCGCTCTAAGTCGGAGAATCTTACCAGTGGATCCTTCTGCCACCCTGGCATCCATTCATTCACTCTGAACCTCTGAAGGCTGGCTTCACATCATCAACACTAGCCTCAAAGCAGCTTCAAGTCAGACCGGTTCACGGATATTACTCTGGACTTTGCACAACATACTTGCCATGCCCTTTCACATCAGGTTCACCATTGCAAACACAATTGTAGCCTTTGTTCTCGACTGTCGAGTCTACGTCATTCCACACGTGGTGCAGCGCTAAAGAGACCCACGATCCTCTCTCAACACAGAGTAGTTACTGTAGTAAAACTGACGCTAAAGCGGCTAAACGATGGTTATCCGCAATGAGCCCAATAACGCTCTTCCTATGGCCTTTTGCGGTTTAGTTGAAGCCTCAAAAGTCTCACCTCTGGATGGAGTTTCCCACTCGGGACCGGAATTCGGCCTTCAAGCCAGCCAAGCAATGAAGAATCCATTCCGGATGGAGTGAAATTATTCAGCGAGACCCAGCAGCTTGCATGTCCTGCCGAGTTTCATCCAGAACCGCTGTCCGCGGGCTCCGACAATGCCCATTATGCCACACCTCAAGACGCATCTATGAATGGCAATAAAATACATGGGAACTCCAACCGCTAGCTACTTCAGCAGCGGTTTTCGAGTTTCTGCAGACTGCCagtgatttttttttttctttttcttttgagAGGCAAAACGTCGGCCTTATAGAATTGAGTTGGCGGTGTGCTTCACTGGTTGTGGTGGGGAGCGTGGGACCTTTTTTCCAGATCCATCGCAGTTCCGGgctttgtcttcttcctcgaacaGCCCAACGACTTAGCCTCATTTAGAGAGATAGTAGCTAAACTACCTTGTTCGATCCTCTGCACTCCGgacttttatttttttctacCCATTAAGTTTTTCACCAGCGAGAGACCGCAATCATAGACAGCCATGACCCCTCCCATCCGCCCGCGCCAGCTCTTCTACGACGGCAAGCCACAGCAAGCGTCGTCTGGCCGCACCTTTCACTCCATCAACCCTGCCAATGCAACTTCTTTGGCTGAACTTCCCATTGCCTCACAATCAGATATAGATGCTGCCATCGCATCTGCAGACCGTGCGTTCCCGTCATGGTCACAAACCCCGCCGATTGCTCGAGCCCGTATCCTTCAGAAGGCTGCGGCCCTTCTCCGTGAACGCAACGATGAAATCGCTCGCGTCGAGAGCTTAGA
Above is a window of Aspergillus puulaauensis MK2 DNA, chromosome 2, nearly complete sequence DNA encoding:
- a CDS encoding uncharacterized protein (COG:E,O;~EggNog:ENOG410PKAW;~InterPro:IPR018202,IPR001563,IPR029058;~MEROPS:MER0016549;~PFAM:PF00450;~SECRETED:SignalP(1-19);~go_function: GO:0004185 - serine-type carboxypeptidase activity [Evidence IEA];~go_process: GO:0006508 - proteolysis [Evidence IEA]) yields the protein MPPRLSFVSLLSLAAASLAAPDAHPRFSLNKRQLPQDPTGVKKIETPNGVTIRYKEPGKDGVCETTPGVNSYSGYVDLSPESHTFFYFFEARHDPANAPITLWLNGGPGSDSLIGLFEELGPCAINENLTTDVNPYSWSEVSNLLFISQPLGVGFSYAETEEGSLNPVTGVVEDSSFDGVQGRYPKINATLTDTTELAAHATWEVLQGFLGGLPQLDSAIKSKVFSLWTESYGGHYGPAFFNHFYEQNQKIINGTVDGIELNFNSLGIINGIIDEGIQAGHYPEFAVHNTYGIKAINDTVYNYMKFANEMPNGCQDQVALCKQTNRTSFADYALCSEATNMCRDNVEGPYYNFGGRGVYDIRHPYDDPTPPALFEPFLSQDWVMEALGVSVNYTSSNNDVYYAFQQTGDFVWPNFIEDLEEILTYPVRVSLIYGDADYICNWFGGQAVSLTVKYPHSKQFQQAGYTGLLVDGVEYGETREYGNFSFTRVYEAGHEVPYYQPEASLQLFNRTLFGWDIAEGTVQIWPGYSTNGSATATHSESFVPLPTATPSASPSSGLF
- a CDS encoding unc-93 family MFS transporter (COG:S;~EggNog:ENOG410PGEQ;~InterPro:IPR010291,IPR036259;~PFAM:PF05978,PF07690;~TransMembrane:12 (i49-68o88-104i111-130o136-161i173-191o211-228i264-282o302-321i333-351o383-403i415-435o441-466i)) — translated: MASTNEKGAPESSADPQIVQDNSVVGKAWMYKPLKLGPWKLPHFASPQVQLILVSFVCFLCPGMYNSVTGLGGAGQLNLSDVSKSNTATYSTFAVVGFFAGSIANRIGLQLTLSFGGFGYFLYVASLLSYNHNGNSGFLIFAGALLGVCAGLLWCAQGAVMMSYPNEHEKGKYISIFWIIFNLGGVIGGLIPLGENINQKDAGNVNDGTYIAFMVLMVAGFILAWGLADSKYIVRTDGTRVITMKNPTWKSELIGLYETLLSDWYIITFFPMFLASNWFYGYHFNSINGSYFSVRTRALNSILYWSMQMVGAFLFGLILDLKFLKRPARAKLIWFLLFALTMGVWGGGYAFQRTYTREDVHSEDPSKLREATDWTSSGFIGPMFMYMFYGFYDAAFQTCAYWFMGCLSNNGRKLANFAGFYKGIQSAGAAGMWAMDFNNKPYMTMFASCWGLLGAALLIAAPVIFFRIKEHTELEEDLKFSDEAAADVIGLDLVAQSQPEYQERQESTPEKKRSPSDA
- a CDS encoding N-acetylglucosamine-6-phosphate deacetylase (CAZy:CE9;~COG:G;~EggNog:ENOG410PGIH;~InterPro:IPR006680,IPR011059,IPR003764,IPR032466;~MEROPS:MER0033184;~PFAM:PF01979;~go_function: GO:0008448 - N-acetylglucosamine-6-phosphate deacetylase activity [Evidence IEA];~go_function: GO:0016787 - hydrolase activity [Evidence IEA];~go_function: GO:0016810 - hydrolase activity, acting on carbon-nitrogen (but not peptide) bonds [Evidence IEA];~go_process: GO:0006044 - N-acetylglucosamine metabolic process [Evidence IEA]) gives rise to the protein MPGKTAPQSRVVKFTNCRIVKGDKLIDQDVWIDSTSGKILRDQEAFYGLHLSPDEVIDLGGRILAPGLIDCQLNGAQGFDFSVLQSSKDEYDERLREVNKCLARTGVTSYLPTVVSSTAEVYHKVLPSLGPTGNTHHPEDGAESLGAHVEGPFLSPGRNGIHKTEVLRSAATPDDLIACYGRENLNGGSKNIRLITAAPEVGKMLSNIPHIVSQGIIYSIGHSDATYEQALAATDQGATMVTHLFNAMRPFYHRNPGIFGLLGQQSEHPRRPFYGIIADGIHLHPTSIRIAYNAHPDGLILVTDAMRLCGLPDGIYDWTNGERIIKSGARLTLEGSDKIAGSCATLIECVNNFRRWSGASTAQALNAATATPARLLRIQGVKGTLDSGADADLIVLSDENDPYSGRTLTVNQVWKRGSKIYDSGKDPVLS
- a CDS encoding GMC family oxidoreductase (CAZy:AA3;~COG:E;~EggNog:ENOG410PHQX;~InterPro:IPR012132,IPR036188,IPR027424,IPR000172, IPR007867;~PFAM:PF00732,PF05199;~go_function: GO:0016614 - oxidoreductase activity, acting on CH-OH group of donors [Evidence IEA];~go_function: GO:0050660 - flavin adenine dinucleotide binding [Evidence IEA];~go_process: GO:0055114 - oxidation-reduction process [Evidence IEA]) — translated: MATTNDFPASDVNAYDYVIVGGGTAGCVIASRLAQYLPNKRILLIEAGPSDYMDDRVLNLKEWLNLLGGELDYDYPTVEQPMGNSHIRHSRAKVLGGCSSHNTLISFRPFEYDCKRWESQGCTGWSFETFTRVLDGLRNTVQPVHDRHRNQLCKDWIQACSTAMNIPIIPDFNKEIRSKGQLTEGVGFFSVSYNPDDGRRSSASVAYIHPILHGEEKRPNLTMLTNAWVSRVNVNGDTVTGVDITLQSGAKHTLQPKKETVICAGAVDTPKLLLHSGLGPKQQLASLGIPVVKDIPGVGENLIDHPESIIVWELSQPVPPNQTTMDSDAGIFLRREAPNAAGSDGRAADVMMHCYQIPFCLNTSRLGYDTPVDAFCMTPNIPRPRSRGRLYLTSSDPNVKPALDFRYFTDPEGYDAATIVTGLKAAREISKQSPFKDWIKREVAPGPKVQSDEELSEYGRRVAHTVYHPAGTTKMGDVTRDPMAVVDPKLRIRGLKNVRIADAGVFPEMPTVNPMLTVLAIGERAAELIAEDAGWKLEQPRL